From a single Capsicum annuum cultivar UCD-10X-F1 chromosome 12, UCD10Xv1.1, whole genome shotgun sequence genomic region:
- the LOC107849624 gene encoding protein GAMETE EXPRESSED 1, which produces MGRFHIQKRFIMLLVLLLQSSSTWGWFFSSTNNNKNDCKQEQQTNSGKYSAKNQMVKLMSEFSMDAFENQKGVKLVENAKQKMLVPNSCWQRSYQSLFSVCSKALPDEELRSRLSWNLCDCFQQHTGRSPLPYCDAKSPMTNCLKKLDSDVLTIYLEFYLETPAICHQLQREAWKHVTERLVNSLKDSAEFADEKIENILQQGDLLLENSKHVQESLGSIDVRTQQVVETSKNIEGRVNAVLSQSEVILEQSKEIASSQLELNKGQEKMKETLHENMAIVHESYTNLDHGINDLRTKTEGIEVEIVQVGDEMSSRMDKLQIKANDIGNIAGQALDKQKQLLDRQSKTLDGLQELSEVQSQALEESRRTLKEMAQFGHEQQEELLTRQKQLQQTHDHLVEKSKSILAAQETFEAKQASMFLVLDKLFTLHNAMLLESRAIKAFLLYSVSIFLLYMFTSTKQTYDVRPRLYIGLVLTFLIELAILRYATYEMEDQAWIVSIVRSLFVLLASCQLLYSIWTYRDYEVLNHMMLQTLVEKVNGIQKHKEYLSWEMENEDSDSEVDWSSWIEAELPEDVDKLKDPDFVFPEEVAENSVRRYNLRNHLLTY; this is translated from the exons ATGGGTCGATTTCATATACAAAAAAGGTTTATtatgttgttggttttgttgttACAAAGTTCATCAACATGGGGTTGGTTCTTTTCTAGTACTAATAATAACAAGAATGATTGTAAACAAGAGCAACAAACTAATTCAGGCAAATACTCTGCAAAAAATCAAATGGTTAAGTTGATGTCTGAATTTTCCATGGATGCTTTTGAGAATCAAAAGGGAGTTAAACTCGTCGAAAACGCGAAACAAAAGATGTTAGTCCCTAATTCTTGTTGGCAGAGAAGTTATCAGAGTTTATTTAGTGTGTGTTCAAAGGCTCTTCCTGATGAAGAATTAAGGTCTAGGCTTTCTTGGAATTTATGTGATTGTTTTCAGCAGCATACTGGAAGGTCACCTTTGCCTTATTGTGATGCAAAATCACCAATGACTAATTGTCTCAAGAAATTGGATAGTGATGTTTTGACAATTTATTTGGAGTTCTATCTTGAAACCCCTGCCATTTGCCATCAATTGCA GAGAGAAGCATGGAAGCATGTAACAGAGAGGTTGGTAAATAGTTTGAAGGATTCTGCTGAATTTGCTGACGAGAAAATAGAGAACATACTACAACAAGGGGATTTGCTATTGGAAAACTCGAAGCATGTTCAAGAATCATTAGGCTCGATTGATGTACGAACTCAACAAGTAGTGGAGACTTCCAAGAACATTGAAGGTCGGGTGAATGCTGTGTTGAGTCAGTCGGAAGTAATTTTGGAGCAATCTAAAGAGATAGCATCTTCCCAATTAGAGTTGAACAAAGGCCAGGAGAAAATGAAGGAGACTTTGCACGAAAACATGGCGATAGTTCATGAATCTTACACTAATTTAGACCATGGAATCAATGATTTGAGGACTAAAACGGAGGGCATTGAGGTTGAGATTGTGCAAGTTGGGGATGAAATGAGTTCTAGGATGGATAAATTGCAAATTAAAGCCAATGATATTGGAAATATTGCTGGCCAAGCTTTGGATAAACAGAAACAACTTTTGGATAGACAATCTAAAACTCTTGATGGCCTTCAAGAGTTAAGTGAAGTTCAGTCTCAAGCACTTGAAGAGAGCAG GAGAACTTTGAAAGAAATGGCTCAATTTGGGCACGAGCAACAAGAGGAGCTTCTTACAAGGCAAAAACAGCTACAGCAAACTCATGATCATCTAGTTgagaaatcaaaatcaatattagCAGCACAG GAAACTTTTGAGGCCAAACAAGCAAGCATGTTTCTTGTCTTAGACAAGTTGTTCACCTTGCACAATGCCATGCTTCTTGAATCAAGAGCGATCAAGGCTTTCTTGCTTTACTCAGTGTCCATATTTCTTCTCTACATGTTTACCAGCACAAAACAGACGTATGATGTGAGACCTAGGCTTTACATAG GATTAGTGCTCACATTCTTGATTGAACTGGCCATACTTCGATACGCAACATATGAAATGGAGGATCAGGCATGGATTGTGAGCATAGTTAGGTCACTATTTGTACTACTAGCCTCATGCCAACTTCTGTATTCCATTTGGACTTACAG AGATTATGAAGTGCTGAACCATATGATGTTACAAACACTAGTGGAGAAAGTTAATGGAATTCAAAAACACAAGGAGTACTTGTCGTGGGAAATGGAGAACGAGGATTCGGACAGTGAAGTGGATTGGTCTTCATGGATTGAAGCTGAATTGCCAGAAGATGTTGACAAATTAAAGGATCCTGACTTTGTATTTCCTGAAGAAGTtgctgagaattcagtaaggagaTACAACCTTAGGAATCACCTTTTGACATATTGA